A section of the Cololabis saira isolate AMF1-May2022 chromosome 6, fColSai1.1, whole genome shotgun sequence genome encodes:
- the pcdh8 gene encoding protocadherin-8, protein MGFFKLLSLYLALPVFLHTVECTTTRYFTYEEDAPGTEIGNLSQDLKIDPGDDPDTSFRFMQESNSSVIHMREIDGLLSVAERIDREDLCPRSLRCYITFDIVAFSREKFQLIHVEIEVKDINDHSPHFPSNETNMDIVENVPLGSRFPLQVALDQDVGENYIQTYNISRCSHFAVEVRDGENGVKFAELVLMRELDREVEDSYAIEVTATDGGEPAKSGCMTVNIQVLDFNDNSPVFEHSSLKVELDEDSPVGHRVVRVHAFDPDDGINGEITYAFDDGVSKEAVRVFHIDPYSGDVTLKALVDFEKRAHYELRIKASDLGENSVPSVCKVVIDVVDVNDNPPEISIKPMTSSSDGVAYITEAAAAESFVALISTADRDSGSNGYVRVSLLGHEHFTLQQAYGDTFMIVTTNTLDREKAPEYNLTVVAEDLGNPPFKTVRQYTISVTDENDNPPLFSKSLYEVSVLENNIPGSYVTTVVARDPDAGKNAQVSYKLIDSEVPGGSQLSTYVSIDSLSGSLYSLRSFDYETLQQIELVIQAEDKGSPSLSSTTAIRIRVVDQNDNYPYFTFPVLLNDSADIPLPYNAPSGYLALRVSAEDEDEGVNGELSYHIVQGDPKLFTMNKDTGEIALKQWLTAEIGDVLEMKIAVSDNGRSPLSSGATIRFVVSDTEPSEDQVVIVLRSSDEEGSSFDGSLIIIIMLSGGCALLLIAIVAVAVTCRLSCGGRGRGSKREVCQSLFDGRPLPMLSLAEPNIYTGQRGFFHERTSLSLDDSCLYEERSGDSDTKIFLPSKHFQPTSVWQGDRYCLQVSGLGNNDQLSVKDSGKGDSDFNDSDSDISGDGGKKNFSTFQPRFKSAATSLSGDCQGTYSVIPSQSFRAPREHGYTIGFSPVPVFNNPHSNRRNCGYGTNQPKSRSSMQTFNKSGTLPSYFTQQQHEPDVGGATELKHSPNIVTVATELEVATMF, encoded by the exons ATGGGATTTTTTAAGCTTTTAAGTCTTTACCTGGCCCTTCCTGTATTTTTACACACTGTTGAGTGTACAACCACCAGGTATTTCACATATGAGGAAGATGCACCAGGGACGGAGATAGGCAATCTATCTCAAGATCTTAAAATTGATCCTGGCGACGACCCGGACACTTCTTTCCGCTTTATGCAAGAAAGCAACTCTTCTGTGATCCACATGCGGGAGATTGACGGACTGCTGAGCGTCGCAGAGAGGATTGACCGTGAGGATCTGTGTCCCAGGTCCCTGCGCTGCTACATCACCTTCGACATCGTGGCCTTCTCCAGGGAGAAGTTCCAGCTCATCCACGTGGAGATAGAAGTCAAAGACATAAATGACCACTCTCCTCATTTCCCAAGCAACGAGACAAACATGGACATAGTGGAAAACGTTCCACTTGGCTCCAGATTCCCCCTGCAAGTCGCTCTGGACCAGGACGTGGGTGAAAACTACATCCAGACCTACAACATCTCCCGCTGCAGCCACTTTGCCGTGGAAGTCCGCGATGGGGAGAACGGGGTGAAGTTTGCAGAGCTGGTGCTGATGAGGGAGCTGGACAGGGAGGTGGAGGACTCCTACGCCATCGAAGTGACCGCAACCGACGGAGGAGAGCCCGCAAAGTCCGGATGCATGACAGTAAACATCCAGGTGTTGGATTTTAATGACAACAGTCCGGTTTTCGAGCACAGCTCCCTGAAAGTTGAGCTGGATGAAGACTCTCCCGTGGGGCACCGAGTCGTGAGAGTGCATGCATTTGACCCAGATGACGGTATTAACGGAGAAATCACGTATGCTTTTGACGACGGGGTGTCAAAGGAAGCGGTGCGGGTTTTCCACATAGACCCGTACTCGGGGGACGTGACGCTGAAGGCGCTGGTCGACTTTGAGAAGAGGGCGCACTACGAGCTGAGGATCAAAGCCTCGGATTTAGGGGAGAACTCTGTGCCGTCCGTGTGCAAAGTTGTGATAGATGTTGTTGACGTGAATGACAACCCCCCGGAAATCAGCATCAAACCCATGACCTCCAGCAGTGATGGAGTCGCGTACATCACAGAGGCGGCGGCCGCGGAGAGTTTCGTGGCTCTCATCAGCACCGCGGACAGAGACTCCGGCTCCAACGGGTACGTGCGCGTCAGCCTGCTCGGGCACGAGCACTTCACCCTGCAGCAGGCCTATGGGGACACTTTCATGATTGTTACCACTAACACTTTAGATAGAGAGAAAGCCCCAGAGTATAACCTGACTGTAGTGGCAGAAGACCTGGGAAACCCACCTTTTAAAACTGTCAGGCAGTATACTATCAGTGTAACAGATGAGAATGACAACCCCCCCCTCTTCAGTAAGTCGCTCTATGAAGTTTCAGTCCTGGAAAATAACATCCCAGGTTCATATGTTACCACTGTTGTTGCAAGGGATCCCGATGCAGGAAAAAATGCCCAGGTTTCATACAAACTCATAGATTCAGAGGTGCCCGGCGGATCCCAATTGTCCACCTATGTTTCCATAGATTCCCTCTCGGGGTCTTTGTATTCTTTAAGGTCTTTTGACTATGAGACACTCCAGCAGATTGAGCTGGTCATCCAAGCAGAGGACAAAGGCTCCCCCTCTCTTTCAAGCACAACAGCGATCAGAATAAGAGTTGTGGATCAGAATGACAATTATCCATACTTCACCTTCCCCGTCCTCCTGAATGACTCCGCTGACATTCCTCTGCCCTACAATGCACCCTCCGGCTATCTGGCCCTGCGTGTTTCAGCTGAGGATGAGGACGAGGGCGTGAACGGCGAACTTTCCTACCACATTGTGCAAGGTGACCCAAAGCTGTTTACAATGAACAAAGACACCGGAGAGATTGCTTTGAAACAATGGCTGACAGCTGAAATTGGGGACGTGCTGGAAATGAAAATCGCAGTGAGTGACAACGGCAGGTCTCCGCTGTCTAGCGGTGCCACTATCAGGTTTGTCGTCTCAGACACAGAGCCCTCTGAAGACCAAGTCGTCATTGTGCTGCGGTCAAGTGATGAGGAAGGATCCAGCTTTGATGGCtcactaattattattattatgctcaGTGGGGGTTGTGCACTGCTGCTAATTGCAATTGTAGCTGTCGCTGTCACATGCAGACTAAGCTGTGGGGGGAGAGGGCGTGGTAGCAAGAGAGAAGTGTGCCAGAGCCTGTTTGATGGCAGGCCCCTGCCCATGCTCAGTTTAGCAGAGCCAAACATTTACACAGGCCAGCGTGGATTCTTCCATGAGAGGACGTCTTTGTCTCTGGATGACTCCTGCTTATATGAGGAGAGGAGCGGGGACTCAGACACAAAG ATCTTCCTGCCCTCCAAGCATTTCCAGCCAACGTCTGTGTGGCAAGGTGACAGATACTGCTTGCAAGTGAG TGGCCTCGGCAACAATGACCAGCTGAGCGTGAAGGACAGTGGTAAAGGGGACAGCGACTTCAATGACAGCGATTCCGATATCAGCGGCGACGGAGGAAAGAAGAACTTCAGTACCTTTCAGCCACGATTCAAAA GTGCTGCTACGAGCTTATCTGGGGATTGCCAAGGCACCTATAGTGTGATACCATCGCAGAGTTTCCGAGCCCCCAGAGAGCACGGTTATACAATAGGCTTCTCCCCGGTGCCCGTCTTCAACAACCCTCATAGCAACAGGAGGAACTGCGGTTATGGCACAAATCAGCCCAAATCGCGAAGCAGCATGCAGACCTTCAATAAGTCTGGGACTCTTCCTTCCTACTTCACTCAGCAGCAGCATGAGCCTGATGTCGGAGGAGCAACGGAGCTCAAGCACAGTCCAAATATTGTAACTGTGGCTACAGAATTAGAAGTTGCAACCATGTTTTAA